The genomic DNA CATACTCTGTGCAATACAGATGAGGGAGGCTCTACATGGGAAACTAAATTGGAGGCAACTCAGAATTCATCATGGGGAGCGCCGTCAACTAATGAAGCAGCTCTTGCTAGTACTGAGCAAGTTGGTGGTTGGGGAGGAAATGATGGTGGCTGGAGTAAAGCTGCTTCTGATACTGTTGGTGGCAGCAATACTTCTGATAGCTGGGGTAGAGCAAAGGTATCAGGTGATGATCAGGGTGGCTCTTCAACCGATGCTTGGGGTGCAGCAAATAATAAATCTACTTTTGATTCTTCTGATGCCCCTGCAGCTTCTTGGGGAAAGAATATTGATCCTACAAGTAACCAGGATGCTGGATGGGGCAAGTCTAATGGTAATGATAATATAACTAGCACATGGGGTAGTGCAAATGTGAACACTCGAGTGGATTCCTGGGGTAAAGGTAAAGACGGTTCTAGTGAAAGCAAATCTTGTTGGAATACATCTTCCACTGTAGCAGATAAAGAAAACGGGGGTTGGTCTAATGGTAGTGGAGGTGGATTTGATGGCAGTGGCGATGGAAGAAGTGGTGGACGTGGCGGTGGACGCTGCGGGTACGGTGGAAGGGGTGGTGGTGGAAATTCCTGTTACAAGTGTGGGGAGTCCGGGCATATGGCAAGGGAGTGTAGTCAGGGCGGCGGTGGCGGTAATGCTTGCTACAAGTGTGGGGAAACTGGGCACATGGCTCGTGAGTGTACTCAGGGAGGCGGCGGGGGTAGTAATGCTTGCTACAAGTGCGGGGAAACTGGGCACATGGCTAGAGAGTGTACTCAGGGAGGCGGTGGCGGAAGCAGAGGTGGAAATGCCTGTTACAAGTGTGGGGAGACTGGTCATATGGCTAGGGAGTGCACTCAGGGTGGCAATAAAGGTGGAAATGCATGTTACAAGTGTGGAGAaactggacacatggctagggaatGTAGCCAAGGTGGCGGAGGTGGTGGAAATGCTTGTTACAAGTGTGGAgagactggacacatggctagggagtgtagTCAGGGTGGTGGCAATGGTGCTGGTAGCAATGGAAGAAGCTCTTGGAATCATTCTAGCAAAGGTATGCCAACTGCATGCACTTCAGTGTTTGTGGAATGTTTTTTGTAGTTTATGTGTTCATATTGCCATAGCAAATGCTTCTAGATGACAGTGCATCCAACTGCCTCAGGTTAGCTATGTAAAATTGCTGAGGGTTTTTTTGTGCTTCAGAGGTTCATTTtacttatatatataatatataagtCGATGAGAATGATATTTCAAGTAACAAGTAAATAACCATCCTTAAAAAACATGATTGcattattttatgattttattatATTACAGTATTGAGCAAGTGCAATAGTTTTGTTGCTTCTGAAGAATGACCAGTAAACAAAATAGTTGACATTGTGTATTTTAATCCTTTGGACATTCGACATTTATCACATCAATGATCACACTTAAAAGAATCCAAGAGCTTTTGTTCTGTTTTTCTTGTAAAAAACAATTAATAGTGGAAGATTGACACAAGTTCcgatttttattttgtttatgcAAGACGTGGAAGAGACTTCGTGGTCGACGAAATTTGCTACCAATCAGAATTCCTCTTGGGGTGCAAATGTAGCTGATGATGCAACGGGAAGCTGGGGTGCATCTGCACCAGAGAAAGAAATTGGGGGATGGTCAAGCAAAGCTGTTCAGAATACATCTAATGACGCTCCTGTTACAGAAACTGGTGGTGGCGGGTGGAGTAGTGCTTGGAATAAAACTTCTGATACCTCTAAAGATGTTGAGTCTAGCTGGGGAACAGCTGCTGCTTCGGAAAAAGAAACCGGGGGTTGGTCTAGTAAAGCAACTTGGAACAGGTCTACAGCAACACCGGATAAAGAAATCGGCAGTTGGAATAATGCAGGTAATGATGGTCATTCTGGTGGGCGAGGTGGTGGTGCTCCTGGTAATGCCTGCTACAAGTGCGGGGAGAgtggacacatggctagggagtgtcCTCAGGGTGGCAGCAGAGGAGGCAGTGCTTGTTACAAGTGTGGTGAGATGGGTCACATGGCTCGGGAGTGTCCTCAGGGTGGAAGTAGAGGAGGAAATGCTTGCTACAAGTGTGGGGAGACGGGTCACATGGCAAGAGAATGTAGTCAGGGGGGTGGGAGCTCTTGTTATAAATGTGGGGAGATTGGTCACATGTCTAGGGAATGTAGCAAGGGTGGTGCTGGTGGCGGTGGAAGTAATTGTTTCAAGTGTGGTGAGAGTGGTCACCGGGCTAGGGATTGTATTCAGGGTGGCGCTGGAGGTGGTGGGGGTTATAGTACAAGTTCATGGTCTGCCAAAAATGTACTGGTTAGCTAAAAATCTACTGCACTTATATAAAGCAGCACGTAGGTacttatttatttaacatatttttgtttttttaattacAGACACAGCCAGAAACCAATCCTGTTAACATTGAGAAAGGTATGGTGTATCTATATGCAATATTTGTTTAAGTACTTCTGTACAATatgaattaatttttttttatttgagtGCTCATGTTCATTAAGTAGTCATCTATACAATCAAGGTGTAGGGTCTGGTTGGGGGAGTGAAGTGGCTTCAAAATCATCATGGGGTGCAGGAAAAGCTGATGACTCTGCTCTTGCTAGTGAACATGTCGGAAGCTGGGGGAATACTGATAGTGGAAGGAACCAACCTACTACTGTTGCTAATGATAGCACTGTTGTTGATGGCTGGGGTAATTCAAAAGGAAAATTGGAAGCTTCAAATTCATGGGGAACTGCTGCAGACAAATGGAACAATAAAGAAAGCTCGGGTAGTGAGAAAGTGACTAGTGGCTGGGGTAGTGGTTCTGAAACCGAGAAGCCTGCAAGCAGCTGGAACTCTACAGAAGTGAAGAATCCAGCAGATTCATGGGGAGGTACTGCAGACAAGTGGAACAGTAAAGAAAATCGTAGTGGAAGCGTGTTTACTTGGAACACATCGGCAGGAAAAGAAGCCGGTAGTTGGAACACATCTGGTGATAAACAAAGCGGGGGATGGAGTGGTGCTAGTAACAACAGTGAAGGGGGATTTAGTGGCAGTCAGGGGCTTGGTGGTCGTGGTAGCGGTGGAAATGCTTGCTACAAGTGTGGAGAGACTGGGCACTTTGCCAGGGAATGTAGTCAGGGTGGTGGGGGCGGCCACGGCGGCGGAAGGTCCGGTGGCCGCGGTGGTGGAAATGGCTGCTATAAATGTGGACAGGACGGACACTTTGCACGAGAATGTCCTAGCTCAAACAATTGAACTTTAGTACTATGTTGAATTTGTTTTAGAATCCAGTGACTTTTGCTTGTAGAGGTTATTACATCAAGTCTGTTTTTGGTGAAGTTGTGTTGCTGATTTTTGAGAATCTTTTAGGGTGGCCTCTCACAAGTTCTTGAATCTTTTAACTGAATTTCCTGAACCTGAACTGAGGTTTCAGTAATTTATGGTCTCCCGGTCTCCTATGCTTTTTATGTAGAGCTCCTTATATTTTGTGTTGCAGCCAACTCTTATTTATAAGCAATACTCCTTGTATTTAGTATTGCAGCCAACTCTTATTTAGACGAGGGTATATTGCAGAAACTGTGTAGTTTCAATTATCAAGGCCAGTTGTGCCTGGTATTGCtgttttaatatatatatatatatatatatatatatatatatatatataaattggcAATAAGCCCATGGTCCTAGATTCCTAGTAATCACTCCTCACTGCTGGTACCTGTACATACATAAACATCTATGATGTTCTTTTACTCCCAAAAGACATGATTAAGGTGGAGCAGACGTTGACAAATGAATATTGGACGAGATACCGAGTGTAAACCTTATTTTTCTGTATTCCACTGAATTCGAGTAGGGGCCTGTGTTTTGGTTAGCAGTCACATGGCCTGTCAGGAACACAATATCACAAAATTTTAATCTGTAGAACATTGATAACAGTGATGCGTTAATGCTATTCTTTAGTTTCCATCACCAAACAAACCATGTTCATTTTATCCGGGGATTAATCAAGAGAGACCGTGCCTCTTAATCTTTTAGTAGCTGGGCCCTGAGCTAGTCCGGCACTAAGGTCATCCCCAACAGTTGTAATCTAaaaaatccaaatttggatcaccaacTAATTCAAATTTCTGACCAACTCTAACGGTATGATTCAAATATTTGATCCAAATTactttttacatataataatatataaatatcatattaagcaattttatcttaaatttatcatttaattattattaacaatttatataacatttcataaattaattaaatcaaaaaaaattaatacaaataaaaatattaaatttgtGCACTTATTCACGAAAAACATATTTATTGCAATAATTAACATACAGAATATTATTGATACACACTAATTTCCCGAATTAGTATATTCTTCCCACAAATGCTTAATTAATGTATCTATAAGTGTAATATGTGtctctttattttttattttaaattttaatgaaattatatttGTTACATTCTATGACAATATATACCTTCATACGAAGTATTATATCAATGGGATCTGTGGCGCAATGGTAGCGCGTCTGACTCCAGATCAGAAGGTTGCGTGTTCGATTCACGTCAGgttcaatatttttaataattttttcccCACCCAGGATTGTACCAATACCAAGGCTAGTACATCCGTGACTagcttctttttttctttttatttttccaacGACAAATAATGTCGACATGATGTTAAAACATGCAAAGCTTTACTCACTCCAACGGAATGGGGGATTCATCAATAATAATACGGTGCTGTGCTTCTCTCAATTTGAAACTGGTATgtgcattctaaatttcttggGAGTTGTATATCACTCTCACTAGAATAACAAGTCAGCTTTGTACCAAGTTGAATGGGGCGCCCGAGTTTATTACTAACATGATTGATTAGCTTTTTTGACTCGAATTAGTCTTTAAATTCACCACTTTGTAACTTTCCACGTAATCGTACATAACATATATAGATGTCCAAGTTCTTTGTATTTTAGAACAAGAGAGATCTGCATGCTTTTTACATGTTTCGCATGCATACATGATATGATAAGACGCATGTGGTAAAAATCATAAAAGGCGGTTTAATAATTTGCAATTATTGAGGGATATGTGTCCGTTACCCTGACCTTTAATTCCTCCATGCATCCTGTTTATAATGCTAATACTCCGGCACCAGCAGAGCAAAACACTGCAGGATGATCGAGTTGGTAATATTTGACAAGAAAAGACTGATTCATGATATCTACTAGGTGTACGATATTCATATGCTGATGTTTGAATCCACTGGAAAGATTATTACACCAGACGACTGAAGCAGAAGCAGGTCCACTGGCAGGCATGTGAGCCAGATTCACATGCATAGAGTAAGAGCCCCCCCCCGCCCTTTTTCTTTTCCCAGGACAAAAACTAGAAACAAAATAGGGTATCACATTCTACCAGAACTATCAGGAAACAGATCGATCAGTACGTGGTCCTTGTTAACTTCCATTTTCATGTCCATTTATTTACATTTGGAATTCCAATTAGGCTGGAGAGCATATTCTATATCATTTTCTAATGTCTGTGTAATCATTTTCcacattattattattattattattattattattattattattgtcgACATTATGTTACTATGATTTCCTTTTTTCATGCTATAACTACTTTGCATATGTATTATTAGTACCATCTTCATTATTAACTGTACTAACAACCGAGATCATGATTGGCGTAGTGACGTGGAGTGGAGTTGATAAGCTAGCAAGGTTTACATTTTTATCACATGTTAAATCAAGTTTCAACTTTGTGAGGCTTGGGACTAAAAGGAAACCTTAACTGAATCTCTTGAGCAGATGCTAACTCATGTAATTAACCCCCACCTTATCTACCATGCTTTATATAATTCACAGCAACCTTTATGCtacataatattttattattcACTAATTAAAGAAACTAAAGCAAATCTCTATCATCTCTTAAATTTGCTGTTACATGATTTTGGCTAATCATATATAGTGTCCCTTTTGGTAAATCTTAAAATAAGCAACTTACTACATACAAAAAATAGGTGACTTATAAGtgataaatatataaatatttataaattatataagtaTTTAGATAATTTTACTTACAAATCAGAATTTCTTTtacataaataaattaaatatttttttaaatacaattaacttaacatatattttaaaattaaatttaataaaaactgaaaaaattaaaataattaaaaaaaatacgtCGTTACTAATATTTAACATATCATTCAATTTATAAATTGAATCGACAAAGACCCCTCAATAAATATTTATGGACTTATAAGTAAATAAACAATTTATTACAAAGCAGCCAAACAGGCAGGTAACACCCAAACTAGACAGTAGACCAAGTTCACAAATATATCTACTTTCGTCGAGAGTTCAAATAAATGATTAAAAACAAAATACAGATGATCGATGAGGTTATAATATATTAGTTAAATTTTAAAACATGTCCTGGAGCTATTGCAGATGAGGATAAATTAACAGTAAACAACACAGGAGGTAGAAATGCATGTGAACAAGATGTATTTACATAAACTGCCAAATTTTTATCATCTTATTATAATTTTCAATTTTGTTTCTGCAACTATGTGTTAATCCAGTTATATATAcatattcttgctgagcactaAAAAAAAGGGTAAATACGACCGGTTAAAAATCAGTTATATTTAGTTAAATTCGATCGTTTTtggtcgtatttaactaaatacgacCGATTTTTGGACCGGTCACATTCGCTCGAGTCATATTTAGTAAATCGGTCGTATTTATTATACGAGCGGCTAATTCGACCGCTTAAATTCGACCGAAAGCGGTCGAATTTATTTTtcacctaaaatttgaaaatcccccaaaaaattgaatttttgaaaaaattgaaaagtccgcataaaatataaattcgaccttatatggttaaaaatattgttctaaattcgaccgaatgcggtcGAATTAAAGAGCaccagatttaaaaaaaaatctcgCCGGAAAATTCTCAGATTCTGGTGAGCTTCAAAAAATCCGGCAACCATTCCGATAACTCCGATGTTACCAAAAATGGGGGGTTTTCGGTTCAATTTCGCACAACAAATCAGTCTAAATCATTTCCAAATCCAAAACTAACATCAACAATGATCCATTTTCCGATCAAAATGACCATTTTTCCGGCCAAATTGAGATAATGAAAAATTCAACCAAATTCAACATCAATATCACAAAACAAAGCCAAAAACCTATACAATCAATTATCAATAATTAATTAACATAtatttactatcaagagcaaaataaataattcaaaaatcatgCCAAATTCAACTTTACACAAATATCAAGttttcatttcgaatttttcatATACATACTTCTACAACTTTCCTAAACACAAACCCACAATCAAAAATGAAATTAAAAcacaaaatttataaaatattaaatctACCGTTGGATTTTATTTTAATACTTGAATTTGGTACGTTGGATCTAAGTCACGTGGATCAGTGACGTGGcaaggctaaatacaaccgcgTTCAGTTGAATTTGGAAGTGTCAATTAACATTACGTATTTtctgttatgaaaattaaaatccagaaaatttctataaaaattataatttgttaattttttttataatattataaatttattttaaaaactcattattttaataaaaaaaaattaaaattgtgATTTTGATCGATTTTATTATAAATTCCATTAACAAGAGTGTGTAGTGAATTTTAGAATTAtgtttaattatattttatttgttaaaataattgagatctaataattaaaatatatttatttttttctaaattttttatcatatcactaaaatatatagatcctgacatttgtaaggttggatcattcataaacatttttaaaaaaattgaaacatcggtATAGAACTAAACACTACTAATTGTACTGGTCAAACttctagttgactgttaaaataacaaaccaaatacatttattttttctaaaatattatcatgtcactaaaatatatagatattgacataTGTAAGGTTGGATCTTtcattaacatttttaaaaaaattgaaacatcgaTATTGGACTAATATTATTAAGAAGTACGGGTCAAAGTACTATTTAACTGTTAAAATAgtaaactaaatacatttatttttttctaaattttttatcttatcagtaaatatatagatattaacatctataaggttggatcattcataaacatttttttaaaaaattgaaacatcgaTATTAAactaacactagtaagaagtaatggtcaaactactagttgacttttaaaatagcaaatcaaatatatttatttttttctaaattatttatcatatcagtaaaatatatagatattaacatctataaggttggatcattcataaacattttaaaaatatatttatacatGCGTAAACAaattttgctttatttaaagagggttttaGTTCATAATAGTCATAATACaaattgtgatactctttacatgtataaacaGAGttccaaacactaccacaatgaaaacaaggactccGTGGTgtatatctaactgttctattcctaaactctgatttgggagaaacattatttatctctttattcttcctgcaagaattagcaagatgattagtactaccacagtttaaacaagcctttctaggtgcattgggaggagttatataattaccattcttattaacacctaccttgccatttctatttttcctaggccttttcttcttgtctttcatgtgCAAATCCTTCACcttttgcttaagctatttctGAGTCAATTAACTAATATTTACTGATTtttgtgaacttgttcactcttattagtaattaagtttgatttaggtactgaggttgaacctacctcaATAACTGATTTAACAGTATCaacacttggattaaacttaattgtcttcaactgaaccttgttcagtttgaccttagTTTCAGTACTTACTGGTTTATTTTTCTtagtttctttttcaattttcttatcagaattagatctattagcatatcctaatcctaatccccaacagccattctctaaaatttcttgagttgtctttcctgagttagtccaaagtttaataaccactctttctttaactaactccttttctagataagcatgcttttctaaaaaaatttctttaacataaacatcattatctctttctttttgaatttccagcatggaaagtaactcaatttctaggtTTTTATTCCTattctttaactcagagttttcactcttgattctattattttctaaggtttgatccctataactaacatgcagagctttaagaaacaatcttaattcaCAGATATCATCGGTAacaaaagcaagagtagtctgagattcctttaattcagcattgttaACCTCAGTGTCAGCATTTTCCAAGAGAGCATAATTAacctcatcatctgattctgatgaatcatcccagttattcttctttgagatcaaggcttgtttttTCTCAACtttgggttttctgcagtcagctgtaaagtgtccaattccatcacagttgtaacatctttcctttgacttgtcaagttttccagatcttgattcctgccaatcagtatttcttctgttgttcatcttatcagagtttgaggaaccagaaccttttctggaaaatcttctccctttcttgaagttcttgtagaccatcttcttgaaacttttaaCTAATAGAGCAGCCATTTgctccatgtcttcattgttgtcatgatcacagtcagtatctgattcattatcaaTATTTGAGTCATCATCGGAGTTTGAtaattcagtatctgactttgcaatcatagcttttcctttggagtagctttttctcctaactttctcctttggcttctcttcaactttgagtgtaactggtctagacttggatccttttctcttgcttctttgctcaatctctagttcatgagttttcagcattCCATAGAactcatctagaggtgtgtcatcaagttgatagttatcccttattgatgtgatcTTAAAGccccacttttcagggagagcaagtaaaAACTTtaagtttgagtcctctaaatcatattccttgttaacaagagataagtcattcaacagcttctgaaatctgtcatagatctcagttaatgactcattatctctttagtcaaagtgctcatactcttgagtaagtactgtcctcctgttcttcttgatagcagttgtgccttgacactttacttctaaagcatcccatatctcttttgttgtcttacatccaataaccctattgaacatgtgacggcctcaaccccggggtcaggagttgacgtcactaaataTAACAAACCACAATATAAACTataagattattattaatattaaattaacacgaccccaaaccaagatctaatccaggttcaagtatgtTTCAAGTTATTCATTAATACAAACCATTTTCTCAAAAAGTCTAACACACtaaacttattcagcaactcatcagaccgcacatggtctgatactaactacctctgaggagctaGGTCCTGAAGGGGCTGTGATATGATTTTGCCaaggtctgactggtcttctaggcatctgcgatatatatataacaggttgcaagggtaaGCATAATCGTTCAGCagcaccaacatatgaatatcaagataaaaatGGTAAagtaaacaattataggaacagagCTATAAATCAACATGAATTCCGCAATCTGTAAATCATTTCGAACAACAGTAAATAAAGAAAAGCTGATGTAattggatatcactgactagcatgctcaTTATAAATAAAAGTAGTTGTGTGTTGTGTAAGTACAAGAGTCCAATTTTATCATGCTATTCACATTTGTTATTCAACTATATCATTCATTTATTCCtttacgggaatcacaaagccaaatcagatatgtaacagatatgtgaagacagctgatcagactatcgacaccagacggctccaactgccatcccataaacctgttccggaactcagagattagctaggtctctgacctactggactaatcagttatgtaatgcgcgcaactgaattagcctcttacgcaacctcactaggccactctggcctctatgtatccaatatctgattGTTTTATCCAGTTTTGAAAACACTTTTACCTATCCCATTTGaaaatcattcattttaacaACACACATAAAACCTGGTTCACAAATTGTTTCATTCGGgataggtaccttttgaagttacttttccccaaaacaggtttaaaaTAGTTATTTATAACTACATGGGATACGTtacttaaaacgtttctgttcctttacgagaataaaacaaaaagtctattcatatgtactgaaccataaaagaatggtcagggatacttgccttgcaatgctttacaaaAACCCTTGgtagcttttacgctgacttTAGTCCTTGCGACACTCGACCGGGATCTACAgtaacagaataccctaattagttatatcgacatgcttgatatcctcgaatcctaataacccaattcgataacccgactcgtataatgattatacacataatcacgtaatccgTATTCATATACAGGTAAAACGTTTCATTTTGTAAAGTAAAATTCtcgtatttaaaaataattttagaaaaattttgacaGCGACTCttctgtttataagcctac from Apium graveolens cultivar Ventura chromosome 5, ASM990537v1, whole genome shotgun sequence includes the following:
- the LOC141659037 gene encoding uncharacterized protein LOC141659037 isoform X3; protein product: MSSKGKAIADHKGKRKIADDDKTGRRNKKPSGVLQFFDDSAREADYSDDDSMDSLFGDDDGDFLEDIFDGDANVNAESQKSVSFRVPKEEEMTEEEHEKMLEKMVQERYKPGSSYVTYAEDRVNSQRPTERSTVTTGDPIMWKVKCMVGRERHSTFCIMQKHVDLLSMGKKPQVVSAFAAEHVKGAIFIEAYKKNDIYEACNGLCSIYPSRVAAVKPSEISNLLSVRSKSCTIVVGTFARVKSGTYKGDLAQVVAVNELKKKATVKLIPRIDLQALAAKFGGGVASKKTAGPAPAPRLISSSELEEFRPLMQSRRDRDSNTFYEVLDGMLLKDGYLYKKVRIDSLSLYGVLPSEDELLKFESSRNEESNDVEWLSELYGEQKKNITKKNDKGGGKGEGSSSSNLENDFEVHDMVFFSRTGFGVIVGMEKDDSFKVLKEGSEGQVIVNVKRRELKKASFDNKFTTWDRHKKIISVNDSVRILEGQLEGREGVVKQIYRGTVFIYNEAEQENSGYFCCKSQNCEKFKLLGDAGKEKGSEQASAGFDDFPSSPKSPLSPKKPWQERDSSLNQGDKDELFSVGQSLRIRIGPLKGYLCRVLALRRSDVTVKLDSQHKILTVKAEHLVAVRGKSVPTGDGLESKPFDLLGTHEDGSGGWMDGAGTSTEAQAWGTGGQTTERDSWGAFPSSSIAPNPETEAWGPLNSMDIDTKKDEGGSTWETKLEATQNSSWGAPSTNEAALASTEQVGGWGGNDGGWSKAASDTVGGSNTSDSWGRAKVSGDDQGGSSTDAWGAANNKSTFDSSDAPAASWGKNIDPTSNQDAGWGKSNGNDNITSTWGSANVNTRVDSWGKGKDGSSESKSCWNTSSTVADKENGGWSNGSGGGFDGSGDGRSGGRGGGRCGYGGRGGGGNSCYKCGESGHMARECSQGGGGGNACYKCGETGHMARECTQGGGGGSNACYKCGETGHMARECTQGGGGGSRGGNACYKCGETGHMARECTQGGNKGGNACYKCGETGHMARECSQGGGGGGNACYKCGETGHMARECSQGGGNGAGSNGRSSWNHSSKDVEETSWSTKFATNQNSSWGANVADDATGSWGASAPEKEIGGWSSKAVQNTSNDAPVTETGGGGWSSAWNKTSDTSKDVESSWGTAAASEKETGGWSSKATWNRSTATPDKEIGSWNNAGNDGHSGGRGGGAPGNACYKCGESGHMARECPQGGSRGGSACYKCGEMGHMARECPQGGSRGGNACYKCGETGHMARECSQGGGSSCYKCGEIGHMSRECSKGGAGGGGSNCFKCGESGHRARDCIQGGAGGGGGYSTSSWSAKNVLTQPETNPVNIEKGSGWGSEVASKSSWGAGKADDSALASEHVGSWGNTDSGRNQPTTVANDSTVVDGWGNSKGKLEASNSWGTAADKWNNKESSGSEKVTSGWGSGSETEKPASSWNSTEVKNPADSWGGTADKWNSKENRSGSVFTWNTSAGKEAGSWNTSGDKQSGGWSGASNNSEGGFSGSQGLGGRGSGGNACYKCGETGHFARECSQGGGGGHGGGRSGGRGGGNGCYKCGQDGHFARECPSSNN
- the LOC141659037 gene encoding uncharacterized protein LOC141659037 isoform X4 translates to MSSKGKAIADHKGKRKIADDDKTGRRNKKPSGVLQFFDDSAREADYSDDDSMDSLFGDDDGDFLEDIFDGDANVNAESQKSVSFRVPKEEEMTEEEHEKMLEKMVQERYKPGSSYVTYAEDRVNSQRPTERSTVTTGDPIMWKVKCMVGRERHSTFCIMQKHVDLLSMGKKPQVVSAFAAEHVKGAIFIEAYKKNDIYEACNGLCSIYPSRVAAVKPSEISNLLSVRSKSCTIVVGTFARVKSGTYKGDLAQVVAVNELKKKATVKLIPRIDLQALAAKFGGGVASKKTAGPAPAPRLISSSELEEFRPLMQSRRDRDSNTFYEVLDGMLLKDGYLYKKVRIDSLSLYGVLPSEDELLKFESSRNEESNDVEWLSELYGEQKKNITKKNDKGGGKGEGSSSSNLENDFEVHDMVFFSRTGFGVIVGMEKDDSFKVLKEGSEGQVIVNVKRRELKKASFDNKFTTWDRHKKIISVNDSVRILEGQLEGREGVVKQIYRGTVFIYNEAEQENSGYFCCKSQNCEKFKLLGDAGKEKGSEQASAGFDDFPSSPKSPLSPKKPWQERDSSLNQGDKDELFSVGQSLRIRIGPLKGYLCRVLALRRSDVTVKLDSQHKILTVKAEHLVAVRGKSVPTGDGLESKPFDLLGTHEDGSGGWMDGAGTSTEAQAWGTGGQTTERDSWGAFPSSSIAPNPETEAWGPLNSMDIDTKKDEGGSTWETKLEATQNSSWGAPSTNEAALASTEQVGGWGGNDGGWSKAASDTVGGSNTSDSWGRAKVSGDDQGGSSTDAWGAANNKSTFDSSDAPAASWGKNIDPTSNQDAGWGKSNGNDNITSTWGSANVNTRVDSWGKGKDGSSESKSCWNTSSTVADKENGGWSNGSGGGFDGSGDGRSGGRGGGRCGYGGRGGGGNSCYKCGESGHMARECSQGGGGGNACYKCGETGHMARECTQGGGGGSNACYKCGETGHMARECTQGGGGGSRGGNACYKCGETGHMARECTQGGNKGGNACYKCGETGHMARECSQGGGGGGNACYKCGETGHMARECSQGGGNGAGSNGRSSWNHSSKDVEETSWSTKFATNQNSSWGANVADDATGSWGASAPEKEIGGWSSKAVQNTSNDAPVTETGGGGWSSAWNKTSDTSKDVESSWGTAAASEKETGGWSSKATWNRSTATPDKEIGSWNNAGNDGHSGGRGGGAPGNACYKCGESGHMARECPQGGSRGGSACYKCGEMGHMARECPQGGSRGGNACYKCGETGHMARECSQGGGSSCYKCGEIGHMSRECSKGGAGGGGSNCFKCGESGHRARDCIQGGAGGGGGYSTSSWSAKNTQPETNPVNIEKGSGWGSEVASKSSWGAGKADDSALASEHVGSWGNTDSGRNQPTTVANDSTVVDGWGNSKGKLEASNSWGTAADKWNNKESSGSEKVTSGWGSGSETEKPASSWNSTEVKNPADSWGGTADKWNSKENRSGSVFTWNTSAGKEAGSWNTSGDKQSGGWSGASNNSEGGFSGSQGLGGRGSGGNACYKCGETGHFARECSQGGGGGHGGGRSGGRGGGNGCYKCGQDGHFARECPSSNN